In a genomic window of Rhinoraja longicauda isolate Sanriku21f chromosome 23, sRhiLon1.1, whole genome shotgun sequence:
- the ikbip gene encoding inhibitor of nuclear factor kappa-B kinase-interacting protein isoform X1: MSSELKQRKKPAAGNKQGQAVREQTVKGMASEEEPGKKPKPEPEPDRRKEGSRGTALCLCLLSLVASAVLAGVMFQQSANFAELEQKYQQLYTKSLAAQGLGDEVSKVSKKLELSEEVLQKALSSSSVMNVFEQEMSELRGSMNSLQNKEQTIARKMQNVNQNFQNISDTWKRSLSEINSEIANLKSESKNMHNKITSEINTVEHGMKKLNVKMEELEISTLGNTRAIKQQEEEDLSGLEKQANWNTKSIQELSEQQNSLISNDIELVEKLTEFEPKFKECEEALPLIDKGVHSVLKVSRDLRSTEMKMDDITVQMFNLEDNMLKIITEILDLKTELESLQSDSTI; encoded by the exons ATGTCCAGCGAACTCAAGCAAAGGAAGAAGCCGGCGGCTGGCAACAAGCAGGGCCAGGCGGTCAGGGAACAGACTGTGAAAGGGATGGCGTCGGAGGAGGAGCCGGGGAAGAAGCCAAAGCCCGAGCCGGAGCCCGATCGGCGCAAGGAAGGCAGCCGGGGAACAGCCTTGTGTCTGTGTCTGCTCTCACTGGTCGCCAGCGCGGTGCTCGCAGG GGTTATGTTTCAGCAGTCAGCTAACTTTGCTGAACTGGAGCAGAAGTACCAGCAGCTCTACACAAAATCTCTCGCTGCCCAGGGTTTGGGAGACGAAGTTAGCAAAGTTTCAAAAAAG CTGGAGTTATCAGAAGAAGTCCTGCAGAAAGCCCTATCATCTAGTTCGGTCATGAACGTCTTTGAACAGGAGATGTCAGAGCTGCGTGGCAGTATGAATAGCTTACAAAATAAAGAACAGACAATAGCAAGAAAAATGCAGAATGTCAACCAAAACTTCCAAAATATTTCCGATACATGGAAACGAAGCTTAAGTGAAATAAATAGTGAGATTGCAAACCTGAAGTCAGAGTCGAAGAAcatgcataataaaattacatcgGAAATTAATACAGTGGAACATGGTATGAAGAAACTCAATGTAAAGATGGAAGAATTAGAAATTAGTACTTTGGGAAACACAAGAGCAATCAAACAGCAAGAGGAAGAAGATTTAAGTGGCCTTGAGAAGCAAGCAAACTGGAATACAAAGAGTATCCAGGAACTATCTGAACAACAAAACAGCCTGATATCAAACGACATAGAGCTAGTGGAAAAACTAACTGAGTTTGAACCAAAGTTTAAGGAATGTGAAGAAGCACTTCCTTTAATTGATAAAGGTGTTCACTCTGTCCTCAAGGTGTCCAGAGACCTTAGAAGCACAGAAATGAAAATGGATGACATAACAGTTCAGATGTTTAACTTGGAGGACAATATGCTCAAAATCATTACTGAAATATTAGATTTAAAGACAGAACTGGAATCCTTACAGTCTGACTCTACCATCTAA